Proteins from a single region of Scylla paramamosain isolate STU-SP2022 chromosome 13, ASM3559412v1, whole genome shotgun sequence:
- the LOC135106306 gene encoding uncharacterized protein LOC135106306, translating into MKVLAVLCLAVACSALPTGLVGPSGVIGPSGLVGPSGPVQFHQPAYAFLGHAAHAHIAALNAVRNPTVARPLIYQAAPHVPVFYGVDAAGCVSGPSGKVCPTGNIQYL; encoded by the exons ATGAAGGTTCTG GCTGTACTTTGTCTGGCGGTTGCCTGCTCCGCGCTGCCCACGGGCCTGGTTGGACCTTCCGGCGTTATCGGACCGTCTGGCTTGGTTGGTCCCTCCGGCCCCGTCCAGTTCCACCAGCCAGCTTATGCCTTCCTTGGCCacgccgcccacgcccacatTGCTGCTCTCAACGCCGTCAGAAACCCAACCGTGGCCCGCCCCCTCATCTACCAG GCCGCCCCCCACGTGCCCGTATTCTACGGTGTGGACGCCGCCGGCTGCGTCAGCGGTCCCTCCGGCAAGGTGTGCCCCACCGGCAACATCCAATACCTGTAA
- the LOC135106309 gene encoding U8 snoRNA-decapping enzyme-like produces MSVESAPSDFPIPEIPSCLQLRTVTKGLIPLAESKKLDNYRMGAHVCLWARQEGRSMFGEYRAAVMMQLRFDGTFGFPGGLVDKGEDMVEGLNRELMEEIGWDPSTHPVTWSDYYSTQVAGDRRLVLHFFIKEVTLEQFIALEKSCLQSRDYGKEVMGSVRVPLYTMDNMYNGLPAFLNNKFAGTSKQQLLLALHHSKLLTEHEISDVILKSQNLKLAPNRF; encoded by the exons ATGTCTGTAGAGTCAGCACCAAGTGATTTTCCAATTCCTGAG ATCCCATCATGCCTGCAGCTTCGCACTGTCACAAAAGGCCTCATACCATTAGCCGAGTCCAAGAAGCTGGACAACTACCGGATGGGAGCACATGTGTGTCTGTGGGCACGGCAGGAAGGCAGATCAATGTTTGGGGAGTATCGGGCAGCTGTCATG ATGCAGCTGAGGTTTGATGGGACCTTTGGCTTCCCAGGTGGCTTGGTAGATAAAGGAGAAGATATGGTGGAAGGCCTCAACCGTGAGTTAATGGAGGAAATTGGCTGGGATCCATCAACTCACCCAGTAACCTGGAGTGACTACTACAGTACTCAG GTGGCTGGTGACCGCAGGCTGGTACTACACTTCTTTATTAAGGAGGTGACACTGGAGCAGTTCATTGCCTTGGAGAAATCTTGTCTTCAGAGTAGAGATTATGGCAAGGAG GTAATGGGCAGCGTGCGTGTCCCTCTGTACACCATGGACAACATGTACAATGGCCTGCCAGCCTTCCTCAACAACAAGTTTGCTGGCACATCAAAGCAGCAGTTGCTGCTTGCACTCCATCATTCCAAGCTGCTCACAGAGCATGAGATCAGTGATGTGATCCTCAAAAGCCAAAATCTTAAGCTGGCTCCCAATAGATTTTAA
- the LOC135106308 gene encoding failed axon connections homolog isoform X2 — MQLMAQLQWPAAVGARGLSWLWKRSRRVAVAAVVVVAVVKVRAYVQKQQRRKRWEAAGQDVVVLHMFVRGKNLPNLSPFVLKLETYLRMADIKYEVDYEEPMGSKGKSPWITLNGQDLADSQFVMEHLASKFNKDFSSHLSREEKATAHALRIMLENNTLWGLAYWRYVQDGGRAILTGMYVPFFVRLSLTAFVRHFKKLIWMQGMGRHSPHDIEYLCKQDLAALATHLGDKDFLMGDKPTEVDCAVFGFLCQLMYASAGSPYARMLETDFPNLRSYCLRVKDKFWPDWNACLDPPQPVS; from the exons ATGCAGCTCATGGCTCAGCTTCAATGGCCAGCGGCGGTGGGAGCTAGGGGGCTGTCGTGGCTGTGGAAGCGCAGTCGTCGCGTGGCTgtggcggctgtggtggtggtggcggtggtgaaggtGCGGGCCTATGTCCAGAAACAACAGAGAAG GAAGCGGTGGGAGGCGGCTGGCCAGGATGTGGTGGTGCTGCACATGTTTGTGCGGGGGAAGAACTTGCCCAACCTGTCCCCGTTCGTGCTCAAGCTGGAGACCTACCTGAGGATGGCCGACATCAAGTATGAGGTAG ACTACGAGGAACCGATGGGGTCGAAGGGCAAATCCCCGTGGATCACACTGAACGGACAGGATCTGGCAGACTCCCAGTTCGTCATGGAACATCTGGCCTCCAAGTTCAACAAGGACTTCAGCTCCCACCTGAGCCGAGAGGAGAAGGCCACGGCGCACGCCCTCAGGATCATGTTGGAGAACAATACCTTGTG GGGTCTGGCATACTGGCGTTACGTGCAAGACGGCGGAAGGGCGATACTGACTGGAATGTACGTGCCCTTCTTTGTGAGGCTGAGTTTAACAGCGTTTGTCCGGCACTTTAAGAAGTTAATCTGGATGCAGGGGATGGGGCGACACAGTCCACATGATATAGAATATCTGTGCAAACAGGATCTGGCTGCCCTTGCTACCCACCTAG GTGACAAGGACTTCCTGATGGGGGACAAGCCGACCGAGGTGGACTGTGCCGTGTTTGGGTTCTTGTGCCAACTTATGTATGCCTCAGCGGGCTCCCCCTATGCCAGGATGCTGGAGA CTGACTTCCCTAACCTCCGCTCATACTGTCTGCGTGTTAAGGACAAGTTCTGGCCTGATTGGAACGCCTGTCTTGACCCGCCCCAACCAGTATCGTAA
- the LOC135106308 gene encoding failed axon connections homolog isoform X1, producing MPRDAISKVIMQLMAQLQWPAAVGARGLSWLWKRSRRVAVAAVVVVAVVKVRAYVQKQQRRKRWEAAGQDVVVLHMFVRGKNLPNLSPFVLKLETYLRMADIKYEVDYEEPMGSKGKSPWITLNGQDLADSQFVMEHLASKFNKDFSSHLSREEKATAHALRIMLENNTLWGLAYWRYVQDGGRAILTGMYVPFFVRLSLTAFVRHFKKLIWMQGMGRHSPHDIEYLCKQDLAALATHLGDKDFLMGDKPTEVDCAVFGFLCQLMYASAGSPYARMLETDFPNLRSYCLRVKDKFWPDWNACLDPPQPVS from the exons ATGCCAAGAGATGCCATAAG CAAGGTGATCATGCAGCTCATGGCTCAGCTTCAATGGCCAGCGGCGGTGGGAGCTAGGGGGCTGTCGTGGCTGTGGAAGCGCAGTCGTCGCGTGGCTgtggcggctgtggtggtggtggcggtggtgaaggtGCGGGCCTATGTCCAGAAACAACAGAGAAG GAAGCGGTGGGAGGCGGCTGGCCAGGATGTGGTGGTGCTGCACATGTTTGTGCGGGGGAAGAACTTGCCCAACCTGTCCCCGTTCGTGCTCAAGCTGGAGACCTACCTGAGGATGGCCGACATCAAGTATGAGGTAG ACTACGAGGAACCGATGGGGTCGAAGGGCAAATCCCCGTGGATCACACTGAACGGACAGGATCTGGCAGACTCCCAGTTCGTCATGGAACATCTGGCCTCCAAGTTCAACAAGGACTTCAGCTCCCACCTGAGCCGAGAGGAGAAGGCCACGGCGCACGCCCTCAGGATCATGTTGGAGAACAATACCTTGTG GGGTCTGGCATACTGGCGTTACGTGCAAGACGGCGGAAGGGCGATACTGACTGGAATGTACGTGCCCTTCTTTGTGAGGCTGAGTTTAACAGCGTTTGTCCGGCACTTTAAGAAGTTAATCTGGATGCAGGGGATGGGGCGACACAGTCCACATGATATAGAATATCTGTGCAAACAGGATCTGGCTGCCCTTGCTACCCACCTAG GTGACAAGGACTTCCTGATGGGGGACAAGCCGACCGAGGTGGACTGTGCCGTGTTTGGGTTCTTGTGCCAACTTATGTATGCCTCAGCGGGCTCCCCCTATGCCAGGATGCTGGAGA CTGACTTCCCTAACCTCCGCTCATACTGTCTGCGTGTTAAGGACAAGTTCTGGCCTGATTGGAACGCCTGTCTTGACCCGCCCCAACCAGTATCGTAA